The sequence TTCACTTTCAATTAGTATAACGCCATCAGTTTTTGATGAAAATCCTGAAAAGTACATCTCACTTAGACTCTTTGATTCAAACACTGATGCAATAATTGAACATGTTACATTTGAATTTGAATTAAAAAAAGACGGGAAACAAATTTTCAAAGATATTTTTCATGATGAACTAGGAAATCTCAACATCAAAGTATTAACAGATAATTCAAACGATATTACAATAGAGGGAATCAAAGAACCAGTTTTGGGAGGTTGGATGAAAAGTGATTCTAATCCATTAACTCTTAGAGGTCCAGCTTTTACTTCTGGTGGATTGTATGAATATACTGTAAAAATTCTATCAATTAATTCTGATTCTAATATAATTAATGAAGAAATAATATTAGATGGTGGAATTAGCATTGCTCAAACAAATTATTTCAATGTAAATGATTACCTAAATGAAGAAAAAACACTCCAAGTAATATCTTATTTTGATACTATAAACAACTTTAATTTTGAATCAAATACAATAGAATTTTCAATGCCATTTGATTGGAATCAAGATCTTGAACAACTAAGTGTGGTTCATCAAGAAATTAGGGTGCCAAATACTTTTGGAGATTTTCTTTCAACAAGATATGATTCAACAGTCAATGGAATTCTACTACCAGATGAATCTGTAACAATTGATGATTATTCTTTTGAAGACAGGACAATCCACATAGTTGTAAATCAGGAATTAATCAAACAAATCCAAAATGAGGCAATACAGATATCTGACACAATAATGAATTTTCACCTACGACCAAGTGAAATTGTCAAATTTCCCCTAGAATTTGTAACTCCTGATTTAAGATACAAAGTATTTTTGTCATGGGAGCCTGAAATTATCCACACAGAAGACGAAATTACGTTTTTTGTTGCTTTTGAGGAGATTTTTTCAGATAAATCAAAAAAACTCGTAGAATATGATCTATCGATAATACAAAAAAATAACGAAATATTTTCAAAACATCTAGCAGGAAATGTAAATTCTGAAAAACCAAATTCACACAAAATCACATTTAGTGATGAACAATCTGGCACTGCAAATTTTGTTTTATCTAACATAGGCGGAAATTCATTATCTAAAGGAAATTTTATTCTAGTTATTCAACCACCTAGTGATATTCAAAATGATTCATCAACAATTCCAGAATGGATTAAAAATAACGCAGCATGGTGGTCTGAAGGTACAATTGATGACGACTCATTTATTCAAGGAATTCAGTTTCTCATAAAAGAAGGCATTTTGCAAATACCTTATACTACACAAGGTAGCAGTTCGACCTCAAATCAAATTCCAGAATGGATTAAAAATAACGCAGCATGGTGGTCTGAAGGTACAATTGATGACGACTCATTTATTCAAGGAATTCAGTTTCTCATAAAAGAAGGAATTTTACAAATAACAAGCTGAATAATGTTATTATACAAATTTTAATCAAATAAAATCACAAATGCTTCCATTAAGAGATGAAAATCCACATCCACCAGGATTCAAACCAACTGTAACTTATGCATTAATCATAATCAATGTAATTGTATTTTTTATTGAAGTTACATTTACCGGTCAATTCTTTGACTTTACAAATCAGAATGCATTTAATTTATTCTACAACTGGGGTGCTGTTCCAAGTTGCGTTACTGGTGGAACTGTTGTAAACGTTGATTTTGGTGCAGGTCCACTACGTGTGTCTTGTCCTGACGCACCATATTTCTCGTTACTAAGTTCAATCTTTTTGCATGGAGGTTTGATGCATCTTGGAGGAAACATGTTGTTTTTGTGGATCTTCGGCGATAACATTGAACACAAATTTGGAAAAATAAAATATCTTGGAATTTATTTGCTGTGGGGAATTCTTGCAGGACTAATTCATATTTACGGTGATGCTAGCAGTCCAATTCCTGCAGTTGGCGCATCAGGTGCAATCTCTGGCGTACTAGGAGCTTATCTTGTGATTTTCCCAAAAGCTAGAATCCAGACATTTCTGATGATGGGGTTCTTTTGGAGAATGATGCATATCCAAGCAAGATGGTTCTTGCCATTTTGGTTAGTTTTCCAAAATCTGCTACCTTTTTTTATTGGCGGATTCGGCGTGGCTGGGGGAGGCGTAGCATATCTTGCTCACATTGGCGGATTTGTTGTAGGTCTGGCAACAGGATATCTCTACAAAAAGACTCACAGTTCAGAGTTTACTTATGGAACAAGATATGGTTACAGACCAGATTATTGAACGCATAAATCTCCGAATCTATCTGAAATTTTTATGCCGTTGATTACAGTTTCAATGTATCCTGGTAGAACGCAGGAACAAAAAGACGAGTATGCAAAAGCAATAACAAAGTCTGCAGTAGAGATTCTAAAAACAAAAGAGAATCATGTTATTGTTGTTTTTGAAGACAATCCTAAAGAAAATTGGTTTCTAGCGGGAAACCAACTTTAATTATTTTTAAAATAGATAGCCTCCACATCTGACACTTGTGGGCCATATCGTCAAATCACACATTTGATTTCAGAATTATGTCAGTACATTCGTAGAATGTACCAATTTTCTTTTTATGATAAATGTGATGCCATACTTGATGACGACAAAAACTATCTTGATGATATTGCCAATTCTATGTGCGATTACTCTATTGTTTACTCCATCAGCAGCATATGCTCATGCAGGGCATAATCATGGTGGTGGTGGATGTTCAGACTGTAATCCACCTACATTGGGTGTTGATGCAAGTGGGAAAAGACAAGTTTTTGGAGGATTAACCATCAACGGTCAGACGTTTGATGTAGAAGCGTTCAAACAAGATCTTAATTCTCAAATTCTCCAAATTGGGGAACCTGTGGAGATCACACTAAAAATATATGATAATAGAGGATATGCGGAACTAAAACATGTCGAGCTGAATCTGGGTCACGAGGAAAAATTCTTGTCTGGAGTAATGGTTCCACATAGCCCAGTTACCATAGAATGGAGTAAGACATTTGATGGAAAAACTACCACAACTGTTTTTGACAAACAAAAACTAGTCAAAGATGTCAGCGTTCAAGTCCTTGACAACAGTCCAATTATTGGTGTAAAGTTTAATTTTACGCCTGTACAAAAGTTTGACGCAAATACAATTGTCACAAAGATCTGGGATCAAAAAAGAAATGCAAATACGAACTATTTCCATAACGTGTTAGACATAATCTCAAATGAACCTGCACCAGTTTTGGTAAATACTCTGAACTCTGTGCAAGCAAAAATATCTGAGGAAACCACCAATGAACTCACAATATCCGATTCTCCAATTGACAAAGTAAATCAGGACATCAAATGCAGTACAAAACATGTACAATTATTACGTGTGTCAGATAACAGTCCAGTTTGTGTTGATGAATATCAAGCTTCAGTACTGATTCAAAATAATTGGGCAATTCCAGCTCAATAATTTTTTTTAACATGACTTCTAAATTACTTCTTATTTTTACCATAACGCTTTTCATATTTGGAATGACCTCTACAGCATTTGCACATTCTGCAAAAGTTGTTGGGGATTTTAAAATTGAAACAGGTTGGAAGAATGAACCGCCCTTGGTGGGAATGGATAATGCAATAGAGATTACAGTGTCACTTGCAGAAGAATCTGATAAGCTGATCTATGATATGATTTTTTTTAATAAGATGGATGATTCTACAGACAAAGCAACTGAGAAGCATCTTTCAGGACTTGCAGATGAAATTGAAGTAAGTGTATCTGCGGGTGGATCAAAAACCTTTCTTTTACTAGAAGAGAATAAAGAAAATTTGGGCGTGTATCATGCCAAATTCATCCCTACCAATACAGGGATACACACAATTCATTTGTATGGGATTATAAAGAATCTAGAGTTTGAGATGACGTCCCAAATTGAGACAGTAGAAAGTTCTGACAGCACACAAATTCCTGACTGGATTCGAAACAACGCAAAGTGGTGGTCAGATGGATCAATAACTGATGCTGATTTTGTTAAAGGAATACAATTTTTAGCACAACAAGGAATTATTCAAATAGAACAAACAACAGAATCATCTGTCATGTCTCAAGAGATACCTCAATGGATTCGAAACAACGCAGCATGGTGGTCAGATGGATCAATAACTGATGCTGATTTTGTTAAAGGAATACAATTTTTAGCACAACAAGGTATAATCAAAGTCTCTTAAGTTAATTTTCTACTTGTTGCGATTTTACTTGATAAACTTTTGCAGTTCGTTTTTATCATAAATGAATCCATATATGCTGATTATTTTTATCTGATAACAAATAATTTATTTATATTTTTAAAAATGATGGACTGGAAAAATTCCCCCAGTCAGGGATTGACATACACAC comes from Nitrosopumilus sp. and encodes:
- a CDS encoding peptidase, coding for MKILASIIVICIIFSFAIIPNVFGHGLGGEVLPPIIIDNKQASLSISITPSVFDENPEKYISLRLFDSNTDAIIEHVTFEFELKKDGKQIFKDIFHDELGNLNIKVLTDNSNDITIEGIKEPVLGGWMKSDSNPLTLRGPAFTSGGLYEYTVKILSINSDSNIINEEIILDGGISIAQTNYFNVNDYLNEEKTLQVISYFDTINNFNFESNTIEFSMPFDWNQDLEQLSVVHQEIRVPNTFGDFLSTRYDSTVNGILLPDESVTIDDYSFEDRTIHIVVNQELIKQIQNEAIQISDTIMNFHLRPSEIVKFPLEFVTPDLRYKVFLSWEPEIIHTEDEITFFVAFEEIFSDKSKKLVEYDLSIIQKNNEIFSKHLAGNVNSEKPNSHKITFSDEQSGTANFVLSNIGGNSLSKGNFILVIQPPSDIQNDSSTIPEWIKNNAAWWSEGTIDDDSFIQGIQFLIKEGILQIPYTTQGSSSTSNQIPEWIKNNAAWWSEGTIDDDSFIQGIQFLIKEGILQITS
- a CDS encoding rhomboid family intramembrane serine protease — encoded protein: MLPLRDENPHPPGFKPTVTYALIIINVIVFFIEVTFTGQFFDFTNQNAFNLFYNWGAVPSCVTGGTVVNVDFGAGPLRVSCPDAPYFSLLSSIFLHGGLMHLGGNMLFLWIFGDNIEHKFGKIKYLGIYLLWGILAGLIHIYGDASSPIPAVGASGAISGVLGAYLVIFPKARIQTFLMMGFFWRMMHIQARWFLPFWLVFQNLLPFFIGGFGVAGGGVAYLAHIGGFVVGLATGYLYKKTHSSEFTYGTRYGYRPDY
- a CDS encoding tautomerase family protein: MPLITVSMYPGRTQEQKDEYAKAITKSAVEILKTKENHVIVVFEDNPKENWFLAGNQL
- a CDS encoding peptidase, with amino-acid sequence MTSKLLLIFTITLFIFGMTSTAFAHSAKVVGDFKIETGWKNEPPLVGMDNAIEITVSLAEESDKLIYDMIFFNKMDDSTDKATEKHLSGLADEIEVSVSAGGSKTFLLLEENKENLGVYHAKFIPTNTGIHTIHLYGIIKNLEFEMTSQIETVESSDSTQIPDWIRNNAKWWSDGSITDADFVKGIQFLAQQGIIQIEQTTESSVMSQEIPQWIRNNAAWWSDGSITDADFVKGIQFLAQQGIIKVS